A DNA window from Thiopseudomonas alkaliphila contains the following coding sequences:
- a CDS encoding VWA domain-containing protein, with protein sequence MFEFAWPWVWLLLPLPLLCYWLLPSAPRATHYLQVPWLANLQALAQKPNKFSPATLKRGLFYSLLWLCFLTAAAQPQLKQQPQTLPFSGRDLLLAIDLSSSMEIVDVELEQTAVTRLALVQQLIKQLIAQRPRDRFGLVFFADQAFLYAPLTLEHHALQRWLLEAQIGLAGEQTAIGDAIGLSIKTLREFDSEKTLLLISDGENTTGVMAPQAAAQLAALAGIKIYAIAVGNNAEQPAANAHLAALEQLAQSTQGQFFHLQDQTSLDHLLDALEQLIPTSLNRSWYQAQPLYHWPLSLGLVLFIGFYSRRYWRHSWPITRKRSAT encoded by the coding sequence ATGTTTGAGTTTGCTTGGCCATGGGTATGGCTATTATTACCTCTGCCCTTACTCTGCTACTGGCTCTTACCCAGTGCCCCTAGGGCGACTCACTATCTACAGGTTCCTTGGCTGGCTAACTTACAAGCCTTAGCTCAGAAACCCAACAAATTTAGCCCCGCCACCCTTAAACGTGGGTTGTTTTATAGCCTACTGTGGCTCTGTTTTTTGACTGCTGCCGCTCAGCCGCAACTAAAACAACAACCGCAAACTCTGCCTTTTTCCGGACGTGATCTGTTACTCGCCATTGATTTATCTAGCTCAATGGAGATCGTTGATGTAGAGCTAGAGCAAACAGCAGTCACACGCTTAGCTTTAGTACAGCAACTTATTAAGCAATTAATTGCTCAGCGACCACGTGATCGCTTTGGCTTGGTGTTTTTTGCTGACCAAGCTTTTTTATATGCCCCACTCACCTTAGAACATCATGCTTTACAACGCTGGCTACTAGAGGCTCAAATAGGTTTAGCCGGCGAGCAAACTGCCATTGGCGATGCCATTGGTTTATCGATTAAAACCTTACGCGAATTTGACTCGGAAAAAACGCTGTTATTGATCAGTGATGGAGAAAACACCACTGGCGTCATGGCTCCCCAAGCTGCAGCGCAGCTAGCAGCTTTAGCCGGTATTAAAATTTATGCCATTGCGGTTGGCAATAATGCAGAACAGCCTGCTGCGAATGCGCACCTTGCTGCCCTAGAGCAATTGGCGCAAAGCACCCAAGGACAGTTTTTTCACTTGCAGGATCAAACCTCCCTTGATCACCTACTAGATGCCCTTGAACAACTTATCCCTACGAGCCTAAATCGCTCGTGGTATCAGGCACAACCCTTATATCACTGGCCGTTGAGCCTGGGTTTGGTGTTATTTATTGGATTTTATTCCCGTCGTTATTGGCGGCACAGCTGGCCTATCACCCGTAAGAGGTCAGCAACATGA
- a CDS encoding lipid A biosynthesis lauroyl acyltransferase — protein METLRFQRAFLHPKYWLLWLGLGLLWLTVQLPYALLRHLAKVVGWVLYLIAGKRRRIIQRNLALCFPELSFAERQRLVRQNFSEMGMALFEMAMSWWWPKPRLAKLLTVQGLEHLQQAAANQQGVILMAAHRTSLEIGAALLGQLHTIDGMYRQHKNPLFDYVQRQGRERHNADATAIERDDVRGMLKVLRKGRAIWYAPDQDYGRKQSLFVPLFGIPAATVTATSKFAKLGKAIVIPMRQARTEHGYSITIEPPLTDFPGADDYADCLRINQWVESVIKEHPEQYLWAHRRFKTRPAGEAKLY, from the coding sequence ATGGAAACCTTAAGGTTTCAGCGGGCATTTTTGCACCCCAAGTATTGGTTGCTGTGGTTAGGGTTAGGTTTGCTCTGGCTGACGGTGCAGTTGCCTTATGCGTTGCTGCGACACTTGGCTAAAGTGGTTGGCTGGGTATTGTATTTAATAGCAGGTAAGCGGCGGCGAATTATTCAGCGCAATCTTGCGTTGTGCTTTCCGGAGTTGAGCTTTGCCGAGCGGCAGCGCTTAGTGCGGCAAAACTTTAGCGAAATGGGTATGGCCTTATTTGAAATGGCCATGAGTTGGTGGTGGCCAAAACCCCGTTTGGCTAAGTTATTGACGGTGCAAGGGCTAGAACATTTACAGCAAGCGGCAGCTAATCAGCAAGGGGTAATTTTAATGGCTGCGCATCGCACCAGTTTAGAAATAGGTGCCGCGTTACTGGGACAGTTGCATACTATTGATGGCATGTATCGACAGCATAAGAATCCGCTGTTTGATTATGTGCAGCGTCAGGGGCGCGAGCGACATAATGCTGATGCCACCGCAATTGAGCGTGATGATGTGCGCGGTATGCTCAAAGTGTTACGTAAAGGTCGTGCGATCTGGTATGCACCGGATCAAGATTATGGCCGTAAACAAAGTCTGTTTGTGCCGTTATTTGGTATTCCCGCAGCGACTGTGACGGCTACCAGCAAGTTTGCTAAGTTAGGCAAAGCCATCGTCATTCCTATGCGTCAGGCACGTACTGAGCATGGCTACAGTATAACGATAGAGCCACCGCTAACAGACTTTCCAGGAGCTGATGATTACGCTGATTGTCTGCGGATTAACCAGTGGGTAGAGTCAGTGATTAAAGAGCATCCTGAGCAGTATTTATGGGCTCACCGCCGCTTTAAAACACGCCCAGCGGGAGAAGCCAAGCTGTATTAA
- the minE gene encoding cell division topological specificity factor MinE, whose product MSILNFFRSRKKPATASIAKERLQIIVAHERGQREQPDYLPALRDELLTVIRKYVHIDDDQMNVILDTQENYSVLELNVTLPDR is encoded by the coding sequence GTGAGCATCCTAAATTTCTTTCGTTCCAGAAAAAAGCCTGCTACAGCTAGTATTGCTAAAGAACGCTTACAAATTATCGTTGCCCATGAACGTGGGCAACGTGAACAGCCTGATTATTTGCCAGCATTACGCGATGAGTTGCTGACTGTAATTCGCAAATACGTGCACATCGATGATGATCAAATGAACGTGATTTTAGATACTCAAGAAAATTACTCAGTACTTGAGCTAAACGTTACCTTGCCTGATCGTTAA
- the minC gene encoding septum site-determining protein MinC, whose amino-acid sequence MSPSSSHSEPALFQLKGSMLSLTVLELTEYDLTKLETQLAAHISQAPQFFVDAPIVLNLNLLENLATDFRLQNLITLCHNHGLQVIGVKAQQPQIQQQAKQLGVAIINQPGAEHTTETKAEPPAPIAEPEPAETSDNCRPTKLITQPIRSGQQIYAEGADLIVLAAVSAGAEILADGHIHVYGPLRGRALAGVKGDTRSMIFCQQMAAELLSIAGHYKVAEDLKNDPLWGESCSIALAENLLKIQAL is encoded by the coding sequence ATGAGCCCGTCTTCTAGTCATTCAGAGCCTGCCCTATTCCAACTGAAAGGCAGCATGCTTTCTCTTACGGTACTTGAACTAACAGAGTACGATCTCACTAAGCTGGAAACACAACTGGCTGCACATATCAGCCAAGCACCGCAGTTTTTTGTTGATGCCCCCATTGTGCTGAATCTAAACCTGTTGGAAAACCTCGCCACCGACTTTAGGCTGCAAAACCTGATAACCCTATGCCACAACCATGGCCTGCAAGTTATCGGAGTTAAAGCACAACAACCGCAAATTCAACAACAAGCCAAACAATTGGGTGTGGCTATCATAAATCAACCGGGCGCTGAACACACGACAGAAACCAAAGCCGAACCCCCTGCGCCGATAGCTGAACCAGAGCCTGCAGAAACCAGTGACAACTGTCGTCCAACCAAGCTAATTACCCAGCCAATCCGTAGCGGCCAGCAAATTTACGCTGAAGGCGCGGATCTGATTGTACTGGCGGCAGTCAGTGCTGGAGCCGAAATTTTGGCCGATGGTCATATTCATGTCTATGGCCCTTTACGTGGGCGTGCATTGGCTGGTGTTAAAGGCGATACTCGTAGCATGATTTTCTGCCAACAAATGGCAGCCGAGCTGCTATCAATTGCTGGTCACTACAAAGTAGCAGAAGACCTAAAAAATGATCCGTTATGGGGCGAGTCTTGCAGCATTGCTTTAGCTGAGAATTTGTTGAAAATACAGGCTCTTTAA
- a CDS encoding DUF58 domain-containing protein has protein sequence MLSQATAHISLSDLLATRHAVTQLDVLNVHWPKNHTSGKYQTRLRGRGMDFDQVRRYQAGDDVRSIDWRVTARSGETHSRVFQEERERPVFLLVEQSPQLFFSSTCFLKSSQAAILASLFGWSAMQHQDRVGGIVFNNQHWQMTKPTRERSGLLHLLQQIVSFNQALKPATQTAELSLEQVLLALQAQLLGSCTLVLICDQQALSQAAHYQLLRLAEKHELILLPLSDPLEAKLPEVELLALSQGSTSLQLDLEQQRALQAAWQDNYLQQQARWQQLAVLTAAPLLPINTAEDVLAQLTRFLARTVPARL, from the coding sequence ATGTTAAGCCAAGCCACTGCCCACATCAGCTTAAGTGATTTACTGGCTACACGACATGCCGTTACCCAGCTGGATGTACTGAACGTACATTGGCCCAAAAACCATACCTCCGGTAAATATCAAACGCGCTTACGCGGTCGCGGCATGGACTTTGATCAAGTGCGTCGTTATCAAGCTGGCGATGATGTGCGCAGTATTGATTGGCGCGTAACCGCACGCAGTGGTGAAACCCATAGTCGCGTGTTTCAAGAAGAACGTGAGCGCCCCGTATTTCTGCTAGTAGAGCAAAGCCCACAATTATTTTTTTCTTCTACCTGCTTTTTAAAATCTAGCCAGGCCGCTATTTTAGCCAGTTTATTTGGCTGGTCAGCGATGCAACATCAGGATCGGGTCGGCGGCATAGTATTTAATAATCAGCACTGGCAAATGACTAAGCCAACCCGTGAACGCTCGGGTTTATTGCATTTACTGCAGCAAATTGTCAGCTTTAATCAAGCACTCAAACCCGCAACCCAAACGGCCGAATTGAGTTTAGAACAGGTATTACTCGCCTTACAGGCACAATTGCTCGGTAGCTGTACGCTGGTTTTAATCTGTGATCAGCAAGCGCTCAGCCAAGCCGCCCACTATCAATTGCTGCGCCTTGCCGAAAAGCATGAGCTAATTTTATTGCCTCTCAGCGATCCCCTTGAGGCGAAATTACCTGAAGTCGAACTGCTAGCGCTCAGCCAAGGTTCCACCTCATTACAGCTAGACCTGGAGCAACAACGTGCACTGCAAGCGGCTTGGCAAGACAATTATTTGCAACAACAAGCCCGCTGGCAGCAACTAGCGGTCTTGACTGCCGCGCCGCTATTGCCAATTAATACGGCTGAAGATGTACTTGCGCAATTGACCCGTTTTTTAGCCCGCACCGTACCTGCTCGCTTATGA
- a CDS encoding DUF4381 domain-containing protein, which produces MTNVTLPQGLAPLILPEPISYWPLAIGWWLLGLLFASLLVASYTFYQRQQQRKPTTATVIDAQHSLKLSTLQQLQLLAPPVANLSTAQWLQQLNQLLKRVAMTRYAEQQPHTLTGREWLAFLDSRCPSAGLTRWMILVEGPYKANCQLSLTAQQALYQSVTHWINKHV; this is translated from the coding sequence ATGACCAACGTTACTTTGCCCCAAGGCCTAGCCCCCTTAATACTGCCAGAACCCATCAGCTATTGGCCGTTAGCCATTGGCTGGTGGTTATTAGGTTTATTATTCGCTAGCCTGCTGGTTGCTAGTTATACGTTCTATCAGCGTCAACAACAAAGAAAACCTACTACAGCAACAGTCATCGATGCCCAACACAGCCTTAAGCTAAGCACCTTGCAGCAACTGCAATTACTGGCCCCGCCGGTGGCTAACTTATCCACCGCCCAATGGTTACAACAACTGAATCAATTACTGAAGCGAGTGGCCATGACCCGCTATGCAGAACAACAGCCGCACACGTTAACCGGTCGTGAATGGCTGGCTTTCTTAGATAGTCGCTGCCCTTCAGCAGGGCTGACGCGCTGGATGATTCTGGTAGAGGGGCCCTATAAAGCCAATTGTCAGCTGTCACTCACCGCGCAGCAGGCTTTGTATCAGTCAGTGACCCACTGGATTAATAAGCATGTTTGA
- a CDS encoding BatD family protein, whose product MSRLSALLITLSILFSQLVSAAELEVNLDKQRLILGEQVELTLSYQGPEQVFQPDFSSLQQDFELLSTQQQTSPKQQWRLQLRPKRIGQLAIPALTLGAYSSRPLTLEVVNNQPLPQLDRPLLLQAQLERSTVYLQAQARLTVRLLHRMPLFPDATLSPLQLSSARVEALGPPKVYQVNQDQQRFGVIELNYAIFPQQTGLLEIPALSFSATTAGEQPTRIETSSQPLLLQVLPIPNEYPSDAPWIPARKLEIEHQVLPDNGNVLQGSPLTYQVKFTAEGLPSSLLPNLSMNLPEGFNLYPEPPQTLEHKQPQGLISEKRLRAALVINPQGQFSIPTPAITWWNTETQQVMRTQLPPLAVNVSQRPLNAPLPNTKAAPITDNSLNWLLFWQLFSGFSLILAAVNFYLWRRARRQPAVIMHTVHTESESAFKAVLRACENHQPQQARQALDQWITFHPETLHELSQRFPELASALDDLNRCLYSPEAGEWQGTALLKVLLALQNQQQSSDASQHNLPPLYPQ is encoded by the coding sequence ATGTCTCGTTTATCTGCTTTACTGATCACCTTGTCTATACTTTTCAGTCAGTTAGTTAGCGCCGCCGAGCTTGAAGTCAATCTAGATAAACAACGACTGATTCTGGGTGAACAAGTTGAGTTAACGCTCAGCTATCAAGGCCCTGAGCAGGTTTTTCAGCCAGATTTCTCCAGCCTACAGCAGGACTTTGAACTACTTTCAACTCAGCAACAAACAAGCCCTAAACAACAATGGCGTCTGCAACTAAGACCTAAACGTATAGGCCAACTGGCTATTCCAGCATTAACCCTCGGTGCTTATAGCTCAAGGCCACTCACCCTTGAGGTTGTTAACAACCAACCACTGCCCCAGTTAGACCGTCCGCTCCTGCTACAAGCACAGCTCGAACGTTCTACCGTGTATCTACAAGCCCAAGCCCGCTTAACTGTACGCCTGTTACATCGTATGCCCTTGTTTCCAGATGCCACACTTAGCCCCTTACAGCTCAGTAGCGCACGAGTAGAGGCTCTTGGGCCGCCCAAGGTGTACCAAGTCAATCAAGATCAGCAACGCTTTGGTGTGATTGAACTAAATTACGCCATTTTTCCTCAGCAAACAGGTTTGCTGGAAATCCCAGCACTGTCTTTTTCCGCTACGACTGCCGGTGAGCAACCGACACGGATTGAGACCAGTTCACAGCCCCTGCTCTTGCAAGTGCTGCCTATTCCTAACGAGTACCCCAGCGACGCGCCTTGGATTCCAGCACGTAAACTAGAGATTGAGCATCAGGTACTGCCCGATAACGGTAATGTGCTGCAAGGCAGTCCACTTACCTATCAAGTCAAATTTACCGCAGAAGGACTACCCAGTAGCTTACTGCCAAATCTATCGATGAATCTCCCTGAAGGCTTTAACCTCTATCCAGAGCCACCACAAACCCTCGAGCATAAACAACCCCAAGGCTTAATCAGTGAAAAACGTTTACGCGCGGCACTCGTGATCAATCCACAGGGACAATTTAGCATTCCCACGCCGGCCATCACTTGGTGGAACACTGAAACACAACAGGTAATGCGCACCCAACTCCCGCCATTAGCAGTGAATGTTAGCCAGCGCCCGTTGAATGCGCCCTTACCCAACACTAAAGCCGCTCCTATCACTGATAACTCGCTGAATTGGCTGCTATTCTGGCAGCTATTCAGCGGATTTAGCTTAATCCTGGCCGCTGTAAACTTTTATCTCTGGCGCCGTGCCCGTAGGCAACCAGCAGTGATTATGCACACCGTCCACACCGAAAGTGAAAGTGCCTTTAAAGCCGTGCTGCGCGCCTGTGAAAACCATCAGCCGCAGCAAGCACGACAAGCATTAGATCAGTGGATTACCTTTCATCCAGAAACCCTGCATGAGCTCAGTCAACGCTTTCCTGAATTGGCCAGCGCCCTTGATGATCTCAATCGCTGCTTATATAGCCCAGAAGCCGGCGAATGGCAGGGAACAGCCTTACTTAAGGTGTTGTTGGCCCTGCAAAACCAACAACAAAGCAGCGACGCTAGCCAACATAATTTACCGCCACTGTATCCTCAGTAA
- a CDS encoding vWA domain-containing protein produces the protein MNLETVGIIWVRPLWLILLPLLLAAIVWIARQPRTPSHWQKKLPSALHKALLTQPKHANEKIKWLLISLTLSLTCIALAGPYRVIASDAAEEFPAVMVFPLSDAMLATDWSPNRLQYLREQLIQQLPQSSISLGWVVYAGSAHVLLPPTQDLTLSRHLLRSLSPSIMPKAGQQADLGVAAAQQLLSKTPHNPIILFTDRLTAAEQQAIIQRLDIQANPLYLVPIGTEQGSPYLKDGQLARDAEDQILLAKLQLASLQTLAKQPSVQLIYLQQLPLLFEQLAKQASQQKLQPQPLPVISWLLLCIVLLIALGARQGWLLVLLLWIDLPHSEASYPEQLWLRADQQAYRLLESDPAQAAELFVDRRWKAVAHFQAGQYLLAAELFAAGSLAEDMYNQGLALFMAGELEAAAAAFAKALERQPDLSAARHNLQLTEQAIAQLNPSPAKPKPAVEAPTAVENIAVEQLPFSQQTAENASVKGLQTPLTTELSAFALELWLEQIPDNPSALLKKKFRLELQSEEAR, from the coding sequence ATGAATTTAGAAACAGTGGGGATTATCTGGGTTAGACCGCTCTGGCTGATACTCTTGCCGCTCTTATTAGCAGCAATTGTCTGGATTGCTCGCCAACCACGTACCCCCAGTCACTGGCAAAAGAAACTGCCTAGCGCTTTACATAAAGCATTATTGACCCAACCCAAGCACGCCAATGAAAAAATCAAATGGCTGCTGATTAGCCTTACTTTAAGTCTGACCTGTATTGCGTTAGCCGGTCCCTATCGGGTAATTGCCAGTGATGCCGCCGAAGAGTTTCCGGCAGTCATGGTATTTCCGCTTTCAGATGCCATGCTGGCCACCGACTGGAGTCCCAATCGCTTACAGTATTTGCGGGAACAGCTGATTCAACAACTGCCCCAGTCCTCGATCAGTTTAGGCTGGGTGGTGTACGCCGGTAGCGCTCATGTTCTATTGCCCCCCACGCAAGACCTCACCCTCAGCCGCCACCTGCTACGCAGCCTTAGCCCAAGCATTATGCCCAAAGCCGGACAACAGGCTGATTTAGGCGTTGCCGCAGCTCAACAACTACTGAGCAAGACGCCACACAATCCCATTATTCTCTTTACCGACCGACTCACTGCTGCCGAGCAGCAAGCCATTATCCAACGGCTAGACATTCAAGCCAATCCACTGTATCTAGTACCGATCGGCACCGAACAAGGCTCTCCCTACCTAAAAGACGGGCAACTGGCACGCGATGCCGAAGATCAAATATTACTGGCTAAGTTACAACTTGCCTCCCTACAAACACTAGCCAAGCAGCCGTCCGTACAACTGATATACTTACAACAACTACCCTTACTATTTGAGCAATTAGCTAAGCAAGCCAGTCAACAGAAACTACAGCCACAACCACTGCCGGTGATTAGTTGGCTATTGCTCTGTATTGTCTTATTAATCGCTCTGGGTGCTCGCCAAGGCTGGCTGCTGGTGCTGTTACTATGGATTGACCTTCCTCACAGTGAAGCCAGTTACCCAGAACAACTCTGGCTACGAGCCGATCAGCAGGCCTATCGCTTGCTTGAGTCAGACCCAGCACAAGCGGCCGAGTTATTTGTTGACCGCCGTTGGAAAGCGGTGGCGCACTTTCAGGCCGGCCAATATCTACTGGCCGCAGAGTTGTTTGCTGCAGGCAGTTTGGCTGAAGATATGTATAACCAAGGATTGGCGCTATTTATGGCCGGAGAACTTGAAGCCGCTGCTGCAGCCTTTGCTAAGGCCTTAGAGCGTCAACCCGACTTAAGCGCCGCACGCCATAACTTACAACTCACCGAGCAAGCCATTGCCCAACTAAACCCCTCCCCAGCGAAGCCAAAACCTGCTGTAGAAGCACCTACTGCTGTGGAAAACATTGCTGTAGAGCAACTACCTTTTAGCCAGCAGACTGCCGAAAACGCGTCAGTTAAGGGCCTGCAGACACCGCTCACCACTGAACTGTCAGCCTTTGCCTTAGAGCTATGGCTGGAACAAATTCCAGATAATCCCAGCGCCCTATTAAAAAAGAAATTTCGGCTAGAACTGCAATCTGAGGAAGCTCGCTAA
- a CDS encoding AAA family ATPase — translation MGHRTDLTRLRQHLQQQILGQEQLIDRLLIALLADGHLLVEGAPGLAKTRSIKELAKGLATQFQRIQFTPDLLPADITGSDIYRPENQAFEFQPGPVFHNLILADEINRAPAKVQSALLEAMAERQVSIGNQTYPLPELFLVMATQNPLEQEGTYPLPEAQLDRFLMHVQLDFPDVSVERKILQQARQEILEPNLTSLQRVDEAAVFAARQEILQLHMADAVEEYLVQLVVATRTPAKFDAQLASWIRYGASPRGSIALDRCARAHAWLAGRDFVSPDDIQAVLFDCLRHRILLSFEAEATGIEHDAVLQHLIDIVPII, via the coding sequence ATGGGCCACCGCACTGACTTAACTCGTTTACGCCAACACCTGCAGCAGCAAATTTTAGGTCAAGAACAGTTAATTGATCGACTGCTGATTGCCTTGTTAGCCGATGGCCATTTACTGGTCGAAGGCGCACCGGGCCTGGCAAAAACTCGCTCAATTAAAGAATTAGCTAAAGGCTTAGCTACCCAGTTTCAAAGAATTCAGTTCACCCCTGATTTATTACCTGCTGATATCACCGGCAGTGATATTTATCGTCCAGAAAACCAAGCCTTTGAGTTTCAACCAGGGCCGGTATTTCATAACCTGATTTTGGCCGATGAAATTAACCGTGCACCAGCTAAAGTACAGTCCGCACTCTTAGAGGCGATGGCCGAACGTCAAGTCAGTATTGGTAACCAAACCTATCCCTTGCCTGAATTATTTTTGGTTATGGCCACCCAAAACCCCTTAGAGCAAGAAGGCACTTACCCTTTACCCGAAGCTCAGCTAGACCGTTTTTTAATGCATGTGCAGCTGGATTTTCCCGATGTCAGCGTCGAGCGAAAAATCTTACAGCAAGCTCGCCAAGAAATTTTAGAGCCCAATCTAACGAGTTTACAGCGCGTAGATGAAGCGGCCGTGTTTGCTGCACGCCAGGAAATTTTGCAATTGCATATGGCCGATGCGGTGGAAGAGTATTTAGTGCAGCTAGTGGTTGCCACTCGCACCCCAGCTAAATTTGATGCGCAATTGGCCAGTTGGATTCGTTATGGTGCCAGCCCCCGCGGCTCCATTGCCCTAGATCGTTGCGCACGGGCCCATGCCTGGTTAGCCGGCCGTGATTTTGTCAGTCCTGATGATATTCAGGCCGTGCTGTTCGACTGCTTAAGGCATCGTATCTTACTGTCCTTTGAAGCTGAGGCGACGGGTATTGAACATGATGCCGTATTACAGCACCTGATTGATATCGTACCGATTATTTAA
- the minD gene encoding septum site-determining protein MinD, translating into MGKILVVTSGKGGVGKTTTSAAIGTGLALRGHKTVIVDFDVGLRNLDLIMGCERRVVYDFINVINGDATLNQALIKDKRLENLFVLAASQTRDKDALTAEGVEKVITELAEQFDYVICDSPAGIEKGAEMAMYLADEAIVVTNPEVSSVRDSDRMLGLLSSKSRRAKEGLEPIAEHLLLTRYSPERVARGEMLSVEDVEEILSIRMIGVIPESQAVLKASNQGVPVILDEDSDAGQAYSDAVERLLGKEVPHRFLEVEKKGFLQRLFGGKE; encoded by the coding sequence TTGGGCAAAATTCTCGTTGTGACCTCTGGTAAAGGCGGTGTAGGTAAAACTACTACTAGCGCAGCGATCGGCACAGGCTTGGCGCTTCGCGGACACAAAACCGTTATTGTCGACTTTGATGTGGGTTTACGTAACCTCGACTTAATCATGGGCTGTGAGCGTCGAGTAGTTTACGACTTTATTAACGTGATTAATGGCGACGCGACGCTAAACCAAGCCTTAATCAAAGATAAACGCTTAGAAAATCTTTTTGTGCTAGCAGCCAGCCAAACCCGTGATAAAGATGCGTTAACCGCTGAAGGTGTAGAAAAAGTAATCACTGAGCTCGCCGAGCAATTTGATTATGTCATCTGCGACTCACCCGCTGGGATTGAAAAAGGCGCAGAAATGGCAATGTACCTCGCTGATGAGGCGATTGTAGTCACCAACCCTGAAGTTTCTTCAGTACGTGACTCTGATCGTATGCTTGGTTTGCTCTCAAGCAAATCACGCCGCGCTAAAGAAGGTCTAGAGCCAATTGCCGAGCACTTACTACTCACTCGCTACAGCCCTGAGCGGGTTGCCAGAGGCGAGATGCTGAGTGTAGAAGACGTTGAAGAAATTCTCTCGATCCGCATGATCGGCGTTATTCCTGAGTCACAGGCAGTACTTAAAGCGTCTAACCAAGGGGTGCCGGTTATTCTTGATGAAGACAGTGACGCTGGCCAAGCTTATAGCGATGCCGTTGAGCGTTTACTGGGTAAAGAAGTTCCCCATCGTTTCTTGGAAGTTGAAAAGAAAGGCTTCCTCCAGCGTCTATTTGGAGGTAAAGAGTGA
- a CDS encoding RluA family pseudouridine synthase: MPLSNLPIVYLDSQLMVVNKPTLLLSVPGRAEDNKDSVILRLQQNGYPEALIVHRLDWETTGLMVLARTPEAHRALSLQFQNRQTLKRYEALCWGQPQSNAGNIDLAMRYDPPNKPRQIIDLILGKRALTFWRCLEQQPTFCRMELIPYTGRSHQLRLHMQALGHPILGDKLYANPAAIAAHERLCLHATDLGFTHPSSGEQLNFHCPAPF; encoded by the coding sequence ATGCCGCTCTCTAATCTACCTATTGTTTATCTCGACTCACAGTTGATGGTGGTTAATAAACCCACTTTGCTGCTCTCCGTTCCGGGCCGAGCCGAAGACAATAAAGACAGCGTAATTTTACGCTTACAGCAAAATGGTTACCCCGAAGCCTTAATTGTGCACCGTTTAGACTGGGAAACCACTGGCTTGATGGTGCTCGCTCGCACTCCCGAAGCGCATCGTGCACTGTCACTGCAATTTCAAAACCGACAGACACTAAAACGCTACGAAGCTTTGTGTTGGGGCCAGCCCCAATCGAATGCCGGCAATATTGATCTAGCCATGCGTTATGATCCACCGAATAAACCACGGCAAATTATTGATTTAATATTAGGTAAGCGGGCGCTGACGTTCTGGCGCTGCTTAGAGCAACAACCAACTTTTTGTCGTATGGAACTGATTCCTTACACTGGGCGCTCACACCAATTACGCCTGCATATGCAAGCACTCGGCCACCCGATTTTAGGCGACAAGCTTTATGCCAATCCCGCTGCGATCGCGGCCCATGAACGGCTGTGCTTGCATGCAACCGATCTTGGTTTCACCCATCCTAGTAGCGGCGAACAGCTAAACTTTCACTGCCCTGCACCCTTTTAA